CTGATCGTGGTGCCGCCGTTGGCCTTCGCCATCGTCCGCAGCCGAAGCAAATTCGTGAATGGCGTGTTCCAGATCATGCTGCTGGGCATTGCGATCCCCGTGCAGGCCATCATCGTTCCGCTGTTCTTTATGATTCGCTCCGTTGGCTTGTACGACAACCTGATCAGCGTGATTGTGGCGTCTGCCGCATTCTCGATTCCGATGTGCACCATCGTTCTGACGGCGTCGATGCGTCAGATCACCAATGAGTTGTATGAGGCCATGTCGGTCGACGGCGCGTCGGTGGTGAGGATTTTCTTCCAGCTGACCCTTCCCATGTCGAAATCGGGACTGGCGACCGTGATCATCTACTCCGCGATGGGCGCATGGAACAACTTCATGTTCCCGCTTATCTTGACGCAGTCCGATTCCAACCGCGTGCTGACGCTGAACCTGTACCAGTATCAGAGCCAGTTCGGTATCGACATCCCCGGCATGATGGCCGCGGTCATCCTGTCCGTGCTGCCGATCTTGGTGGTGTACTTCATCGGACGTCGCTCGCTCGTCGACGGCATGATGGGCATGGGCGGCAAGTGAGTATGGTGCCGGGGACGCCATAATGAGGGGTGTCCCCGGCATCGTCTCCGTCCAAATCAACGTCTTCGATCCGCACATGGAGGTGCGGACGAATGGTGAAAGGGTAAATTGTAATGCAGTACCATGTTTCTCC
This window of the Bifidobacterium pseudocatenulatum DSM 20438 = JCM 1200 = LMG 10505 genome carries:
- a CDS encoding carbohydrate ABC transporter permease; this translates as MATKHETGAVKIPKRRSLERPNWAAGVLSTLWLLVVVVPLYIMVKASIEDKPHYSEEGPLSLPTMFTLDNYTNALDQGFLQAFINTAIVTVSVVAIVLIVVPPLAFAIVRSRSKFVNGVFQIMLLGIAIPVQAIIVPLFFMIRSVGLYDNLISVIVASAAFSIPMCTIVLTASMRQITNELYEAMSVDGASVVRIFFQLTLPMSKSGLATVIIYSAMGAWNNFMFPLILTQSDSNRVLTLNLYQYQSQFGIDIPGMMAAVILSVLPILVVYFIGRRSLVDGMMGMGGK